The Ursus arctos isolate Adak ecotype North America unplaced genomic scaffold, UrsArc2.0 scaffold_18, whole genome shotgun sequence genomic sequence GAACAAGGAGACTGTTGGTTTGTGTTTGCATCCAGCGAAGTTAGAATCCTTGATAACAGCTTCCGAAGACACCAAGATATTAGAGAACTGCATAGAGAGATGAATTTCATGTCTGGGTGGATGACTTAATGCTGAAGGGGCCCTGCTTTCCTTGTGCAGAACCATAATTTTTGTTGATGTTGTGCAAACCAGGCTCAAAATTTCCAAAAGACACACAGCAGAAAGCCTTTTGTTGCATTATTTCTAAAGGCTTGAAGTTTTGAAGGGAagagattttgttttcctctcgGGCTACACAATGGAGCTTTCAGAGAACCTCTTTTAAAAGGAATAGCTACAGCCTTTGTGTTGAAGGGTGTGTCTGTTGGCAGGGTCCGCTGATGCAGACAGACTGGCTGGTGATTAACAAAGGTCATTAGACTTTGGAATCTGGCAAGCAGAGTCGGATGGTATGTCTTCTGTGTGTGGAAGGACGACTCCCAAGAAGCCAAGGCATTCTGGAGgtccccccagcccacccccaaaTCCTGCTGTAGAACAGGGTCTGGTCCAGGATCGTCCTGCAATAACCGGTTAGCTCTTCTGGGACTAACGAACAAGCTTATCAATCATGGGATAAAAGAACCTTCGGAGATCTTGGTGAATGACATTTGAGGAGGAGAAAGGTGCTGCTTTTCGGAAAGCAATGAAAACAGTTCATTCTTTGTTGAGAGGAGAAGAGCATAGGAGGAGCCCAGCCTGTTCTTCTACTGCTCATTTCTGATTGTCAGCCTAGCAGAATCCCAGAGAAGCCATGTTGTGCACGGAAGAGAAGCTCTGAGCTAAAATGGCTGCTCCTAAAGCTCAGAGGACTAGGGCAGCTTAGTGAGTCTTAGAGCTTCAGTGACGCAGGAGCTCATATCTCTTGAAAGTGTGATAAACACATTCAGCAGAGCTGTGGCTTGTTTGGCTGAGATGAAAGGGCTAGGCTTGGGGGATGGGGAGTGCACACTGGATGATCTGCTTTTTTCTGTGAAGTGTTCTAAATGCAGGAGTCGTCTGCACCATGGAAAAATTTGTTTTCAGGTCTAATGGACTGTGCGAAAGGAGAAGTGGGGTGGGGCCTCAGTGACTGCTGTAATTTGATCCAGAGCTGATAGCAACCTCTTCCACACAATTTGGGTTGGTGCTTAGGCATAAAAGCTTGTGTATCTCGAATATTGAGACTTAGTTAGCTGAAAAGACTCTGGTGCACAGTTCAGTGTTTATTGAAAAAGGATAAATTGCTGGGTGAAAGAAGAGGAGGTAAATATCTGTGTCTCACTCTGCGAGCTCAGTCTGTCTAGAGCTGGACTTGCCAGAAGGTATTTTAGCAGGCTATCAGCAGGAGAATTCTTTCATAGAAAATCCACCCGCCATGGCTGCTTTCTCTACATTTGACGTATTACTCGACTTTGTTCCTCCTGCAGAAACAGTTTACCTTTTGCCATAAAGGTATTGAAAGTTGCTGTACAGTACAAGTATAGAAAGATTTGGCTTTGGTTTTAGTTCTTGGACTTCTGGTTCTAGATTACAGTGACTCTGTAAGAGTTTGTGGTGAGCTCAGTGAAGTCACTCACTGATGAAGATAATAACTGGGTATCTCAACTCAAGAAATGTATTACGGATGGGACAGACTACACCTTCTAATACATTTTTAACTGCTTAATGATGAGCCTCTCCATTGAGTTAGTGTGAAGCTATGTTTCTCGGTCACACAGTGAAGAATGGAATGAAGGTAATTGGGGCAAGTTTTGCTTTATTCTACCCCAGGTTTATGGCTTTTTGCAGGCAAGTATACACTTCATGTTTGTGAAGGAGAGCCGCAGGAAAAGAAAGAGTCACGACTTAGAAGTCCCTCTTCAAAACTGTGTCTGTTACCTTAATGTAAACCGAGGCACCAAAGTGCAACCTTAAACTAGAAACTGGATTGTCATCTGAAGTTGGTGGTTGGAGAATCTCATGAGAAATAGTTTATGACCTAATTAGACTGGAGAAGCTGTTAGGTTATAATTGGTAGGTAGTAAAAGGCAAAATAACCATTCAGCTTatgaaacacatacacacacacacacacacacacacacacaaccaaactgtttgtgggaaggaggaaagaggcgTACCCCAGTATCAGTTAAGATACTAGAATAATAAAAGGCATAATAAAAGCTCTCTATACCACCAGTCCAAGATTCAATACTATATTACCATTTGGGGATGAAACATCAGTGTTCTAATATTAAAACAGCTAACGAAGATTGAAATTTGTCCTTTTTTCAGTACAGACATCCTCTTTACTTCCGAGAAggttctagttaaaaaaaaaaaaaaaaaaaaaaaagcccaagccAGAATCAAAATCAGTATCGACTTATCAAGAAATTCAGAAACTACTAAAACTTTTGAACTGTTAGGGGTTTCCCTGACAAATGGCACTTGGAGATGTACTTATATCAAACTGGAAAATGTTCATCTGGACCCTCCCCCCTTTGAAGTTATGAACTCAAGGACAATCCCAATTACGTCTGGTTGCATGTCTTTGGCCGGTGTTCCAACTGGCAAAGTTCAGTGAGAGAAATCGGCCGATACTAGAGATTTTTCTGTTAATGGACTTGGAGCCCCGTCGACTTGGGAGAGGCAACAAGGGCAGCTCTCACGGTGCTGTGTTCTGACTTCTGTCGCAGGTTCCTAATGTGAGAAGGTAGGCCCGGATCATGGAGGTGCTGCAGTGTGATGGCTGTGACTTCAGAGCCCCATCGTATGAAGACCTCAAGGCGCACATTCAGGATGTGCACACGGCATTTCTGCAGCCAACTGATGTTGCTGAAGACAGTGCTAATGAGCCACGGTCCGGGTCCATGAATGCCAGTAATCAGACGGAGGTGGAGTATTCTTCTATAAAGGACGAATTTGCGATCGCAGAGGATTTATCAGGTAGGTCTTCGCCGATCCTCGGCATATCTGATACAGTCTGTCACGCTCCTAGGTTCAGCCTGTAGCTGTGGGTCTTGGTATGTGGGGCTGCTTCAGAGTTTCTTGCTCTCTGCGAGCCATTTTTGCGATTGGGGCATCATGTTTCTCTTCTTGAGTGTCCTGTGTTATTGTCCTTTTTGCTTCCTTATGTCTCTTAGTTTCCCTTCCATTGGGAGAACAGGATCGTATCTTGCAGAGTTCTGGAATGAGTGTCGCGGTGTGTGGAATGCCGTCTTTTTATAGCTGTAGGGCACATTAGTGGGGAGATGAGGGGAGTATCGTTTCTAAAGCTGAGCACTGCGTCTTCATCTGTGAGAAGCTCTATGTGTGTGTTCGTTAGTGCTTCATTAATACTCTTCAGGGCCTCATCTTGAGATGTTAGGACTTTTGAATGTGATGTGTATTAATGAagaagaattgaaaagaaaaattgctttGCATGATGGAATTTCTCAAttctcttttgtttgcttttctgttctcacTTATACTACCTGATGCTTTCTCTTTAGGTCAAAATGCAACCGCACTGGGGGCCGGAAGCTACTATGGCCACAGTCCAGGATATTACGGTCAGCATATTGCCCCTAACCCCAAACCAACAAACAAGTTTTTTCAATGCAAGTTCTGCGTACGCTACTTCAGGTCAAAAAACCTCCTCATCGAACACACAAGGAAGGTCCACGGAGCTCAAGCTGAAGGGAGTTCGGCGGGCCCCCCTGTTCCAGGATCCTTAAACTATAATATCATGATGCACGAGGGATTTGGAAAGGTCTTCTCTTGCCAGTTTTGCACATACAAGTCACCGAGGAGGGCGAGAATAATTAAGCATCAGAAGATGTATCACAAAAACAATTTGAAGGAGAccactgctcccctccctgcccctgctccaaTGCCAGACCCCGTGGTCCCACCCGTGTCCCTGCAGGACCCCTGCAAGGAACTGCCAGCAGAGGTCGTGGAGCGCAGCATCTTAGAGTCCATGGTCAAGCCTTTGACCAAGTCTCGAGGCAACTTCTGCTGCGAGTGGTGCAGCTACCAGACCCCCCGCCGAGAGCGCTGGTGTGACCACATGATGAAGAAGCACCGCAGCATGGTCAAGATCCTTTCCAGCCTCCGACAGCAGCAAGAAGGGACTAACCTCCCCGACGTGCAGAACAAAAGCGCCCCCAGCCCCACTTCCAATTCCACCTACCTGTCCATGAATGCTGCAAGCCGGGAGATGCCCAGCGCTAACGTCTCCAACTTCCGGGGCTCCGTCAGCAACTCCATCATGAGACCCAATTCTTCGTCCGCTTCCAAGTTCTCCCCCGTGTCTTACCCTCAGATGAAGCCGAAGTCCCCTCACAACTCTGGCCTCGTTAACTTGGCGGAGAGATCGCGTTACGGAATGGCCGACATGACCAATTCCTCTGCTGACCTGGAAACTAACAGCATGCTGAATGACTCCAGTTCTGATGACGAGTTGAATGAGATAGACAGCGAGAATGGCCTGAATGCCTTGGATCACCAGACATCAGGCATGTCTGCAGAGCAGCTGATGGGCTCAGATGGCAACAAGTTGTTGGAGACCAAGGGGATTCCGTTTAGAAGGTTCATGAATAGGTTCCAGTGCCCCTTTTGTCCTTTCCTCACTATGCATCGACGTAGCATCTCCCGTCACATAGAAAACATCCACTTGTCCGGAAAGACCGCTGTCTACAAATGTGACGAATGTCCGTTTACTTGCAAGAGCTCGTTGAAACTCGGGGCTCACAAACAGTGTCACACGGGTACAACGTCAGATTGGGATGCTGTGAATTCCCAGAGCGAAAGCATTTCTTCTTCCCTAAACGAAGGCGTCGTGTCTTACGAGAGCTCAAGCATCAACGGCAGAAAGTCGGGAGTCCTGCTGGATCCCTTGCAGCAGCAACagccgccgccccccgcccccgccaccacccccacctccgtCTCAGCCGCAGCCCCCCCACCAGGTGccaccccagcctcagccccagcctcCGCCGACGCAGCAGCCACAGCCGCCCgtgccagccccacccctgcacccttACAAATGCACCATGTGTAATTATTCCACCACGACTCTGAAAGGGCTACGGGTCCATCAGCAACACAAGCACTCGTTCTGCGACAACTTGCCAAAATTCGAGGGGCAGCCCTCAAGCCTGCCATTGGAGAGTGAGACAGACAGCCACCCCTCTTCCAGCAACACTGTGAAGAAAAGTCAGACCTCAATTCTTGGGTTGTCCTCCAAGAACAATTTTGTAGCTAAGGCCTCTAGGAAGCTCGCTAATGACTTTCCCCTCGATCTGTCACCCGTGAAGAAGAGAACGAGGATCGACGAGATCGCAAGCAACCTACAGAGCAAAATCAACCAAACGAAACAGCAGGAGGACGCGGTGATCAATGTGGAGGacgacgaggaggaggaggaagacaacGAAGTGGAGATAGAGGTTGAGTTGGACCGGGAGGAAGAGCCGACGGAGCCGGTCATGGAGGTGTCCACAGCCTTCTCGGCCCAGCAGATTTGGGCGAGAGATGCCGGTGAGCCCCAGAAGGAGCCCAGCTTCCGAAGCATCGCCCACGATTACAACGCCACCAACGGGGCTGAGATTGAGCTCACGCTTTCTGAAGATGAAGAGGATTATTACGGCTCCTCGACAAACATGAAAGATCACCAGGTTTCCAACACCGCTCTGCTGAACACCCAGACTCCCATCTACGGGACCGAGCACAACAGCGAGAACACGGACTTCGGTGACTCCGGAAGGCTTTACTATTGCAAACACTGTGACTTTAACAACAAATCTGCCCGGAGTGTCAGCACCCACTACCAACGAATGCACCCGTACATCAAGTTCAGCTTCAGGTACATCTTGGACCCCAACGATCACAGTGCCGTGTACAGGTGCCTGGAGTGCTACATTGACTACACCAACTTCGAAGACCTACAGCAGCATTACGGCGAACACCACCCAGAAGCCATGAATGTACTCAACTTTGACCATTCGGACCTGATCTACCGGTGTCGGTTTTGTTCCTACACGAGCCCGAATGTCCGAAGCCTGATGCCGCATTACCAAAGAATGCATCCCACGGTCAAGATTAACAACGCGATGATATTTTCCAGCTACGTTGTGGAGCAGCAGGAAGGGCTGAATACGGAATCCCAGACACTGAGGGAGATTCTGAATTCGGCCCCCAAGAGCATGGCAACTTCCACTCCCGTGGCTCGCGGTGGCGGTCTGCCAGCTACATTTAATAAAAACACTCCTTCAAAGACCTTTACTCCAGAATGTGAAAATCAGAAGGACCCCTCAGTTAACACTGTTGTCGTTTACGATTGTGACGTGTGCTCGTTCGCAAGCCCCAACATGCATTCTGTCTTGGTTCATTATCAGAAGAAACACCCGGAAGAAAAGGCTTCCTACTTTAGGATCCAGAAAACCATGCGAATGGTGTCTGTGGACAGGGGCTCTGCCCTTTCTCAATTATCATTTGAGGTGGGTGCTCCAATGTCTCCCAAAATGTCCAACATgggttccccaccccccccacaacCCCCGCCACCAGACCTCAGTACTGAGCTTTACTACTGCAAACACTGTTCCTACAGCAATCGGTCAGTTGTGGGAGTGCTTGTCCACTACCAGAAAAGACACCCAGAAATAAAGGTCACTGCCAAATATATCAGACAGGCTCCTCCCACAGCTGCAATGATGAGAGGGTCCGAGGGGCCCCAAGGCTCCCCTCGGCCACCCGCCCCCATGCAACAGCTGAACCGTAGCAGCTCTGAGCGAGACGGCCCTCCTGTGGAGAATGAGATGTTCTTTTGCCAGCACTGTGATTATGGCAACCGGACGGTCAAAGGTGTCCTCATTCACTATCAGAAGAAGCACCGAGACTTCAAGGCCAATGCAGACGTGATCCGGCAGCACACGGCCACCATCCGAAGCCTCTGTGACCGGAACCAGAAGAAGCCTGCCAGCTGTGTGCTCGTCGCCCCCTCCAGCGTGGAGCGGGACAAAGCCAAGCTGCGAGCGCTCAAGTGTAGGCAGTGCGCGTATACCTCCCCCTACTTCTATGCACTGAGGAAGCATATCAAGAAAGACCACCCTGCCCTGAAGGCCACGGTCACGTCCATCATGCGCTGGGCATTTCTAGATGGCTTGATAGAAGCTGGCTACCACTGCGAGTGGTGCATCTATTCGCACACAGAGCCCAACGGTCTGCTCCTGCATTACCAAAGGAGGCACCCAGAGCATTACGTCGACTACACTTACATGGCGACCAAACTCTGGGCGGGGCCGGACCcgtcccctccctctctcgcgATGCCTGCGGAAGCCAAAACATACAGATGCAGAGACTGTGTTTTCGAAGCCGTGTCCATCTGGGACATCACCAATCACTACCAGGCGTTCCACCCCTGGGCCATGAATGGTGATGAGTCGGTGCTGCTGGATATCATCAAGGAGAAAGACGCCATCGAgaaccccctccctccctccgccgAAGAGCTGGTGGGTCCTGTGAATTGTGAAAACAGCCTGCCCACTCCACTCCCCGAGCAGGACGCCGAATGCCCAGACGATGCGAGGCTTTCCCCAGAGAAAAGCATCCAGCTGGCTTCGGCCAACCCGGCCATATCGTCCACCCCGTACCAGTGCACGGTGTGCCAGTCTGAGTATAACAACCTGCACGGCCTTCTTACCCACTATGGGAAGAAGCACCCGGGCATGAAGGTGAAGGCGGCCGACTTCGCCCAGGACATCGACATTAACCCAGGAGCCGTCTACAAATGCAGGCACTGCCCGTACATCAACACCCGCATCCACGGCGTCCTGACCCACTACCAGAAGCGACACCCGGCCATCAAGGTGACCGCCGAGGACTTCGTGCATGACGTGGAGCAGTCTGCCGACATAGCCCAGAACGACGTGGAGGAGACGAGCCGGATCTTCAAGCAAGGGTACGGCGCCTACCGTTGCAAGCTGTGTCCATACACGCACGGCACGTTGGAGAAGCTCAAAATCCACTACGAGAAGTACCACAATCAGCCGGAGTTCGATGTCTTTTCCCAGTCGCCCCCGAAGCTGCCAGTCTCCCTCGAGCCCGAGATAACCACTGAAGTGAGCCCCTCCCAGGTCTCGGTCACcgaggaggaggtgggagaggagccCGTGTCCACGTCTCACTTCTCTACCTCGCACCTGGTCTCGCACACTGTGTTCCGGTGCCAGCTCTGCAAGTACTTCTGCTCCACGAGGAAGGGGATCGCCAGGCACTACCGCATCAAGCACAACAACGTCCGCGCCCAGCCGGAGGGCAAGAACAACCTCTTCAAGTGCGCCCTGTGCGCCTACACCAACCCCATCCGTAAAGGGCTGGCGGCCCACTACCAGAAGCGCCACGACATCGATGCCTATTACACCCACTGCCTGGCGGCCTCCCGGACCATCAGCGACAAGCCCAACAAGGTGATCATCCCGTCCCCGCCCAAGGACGACTCCCCGCAGCTCAGCGAGGAGCTCCGGCGGGCCGTGGAGAAGAAAAAGTGCTCGCTGTGCTCCTTCCAGTCCTTCAGCAAGAAGGGCATCGTGTCCCATTACATGAAGCGCCACCCGGGGGTGTTCCCGAAGAAGCAGCATGCCAGCAAGCTGGGGGGCTACTTCACGGCCGTCTACGCGGACGAGCACGAGAAGCCGATGCTgatggaagaggaggagagaggcagctTCGAGAAAGCCGAGGTGGAGGGAAGTGAGGCGCAGGAGATCGAGTGGCTCCCGTTCCGCTGCATCAAGTGCTTCAAGCTGTCCTTCAGCACGGCCGAGCTGCTGTGCATGCATTACACTGACCACCACAGTCGGGACCTGAAGAGGGACTTTGTCATCCTGGGCGGCGGCCCCCGCTTGCAGAACCCCGCCTACCAGTGTAAGCACTGTGATAGCAAACTGCAAAGCACAGCGGAGCTGACCTCACACTTGAACATTCACAATGAGGAATTCCAGAAGCGTGCCAAACGtcaggagaggaggaaacagcTTTTGAGCAAGCAGAAATATGCAGATGGTGCTTTTGCAGATTTCAAACAAGAGAGGGTAAGGCTATGTTTtgatttcccttcccccaggaggCCTCTCGTCACTGGTACCCACATGCACGTCTTCGTTGCCAGCCAGACTGCTACAGGCTTCCTAGTGACTTAGCTTGCCAGAGAGCTCAATAAGTCAATTAAACGTTTCGAGCTTGATTATCCCCCATTCTATGCTCACCCTTCTCCACGGccccgctcccctccctcccactcctcccaaGGCTCcccaggggagggctggggtggtTTCTGTGTATCTCCTTCTGCCAAGTAGCCTTATCTGAGGCCTAGTTACACGACGACGCTCGCTCTCTTTCTAAGGCAGCTGTGGGCCGTCTCTTGGTATCACTAGCACCTCTCAGCCATGGTTTTGGTCTGCAGTGTCTGCTACATGGACCTGACATCTCCaggagtagattttttttttctttttttcttttttctttttttccctttttccggTCAAGACGTTCGCTAATGGCGTAGCTATGCAACGTTTCACCTGCGTAGGTGACATTGGTTTGAAAACCACATAACCCCGTGGCCGTGACGATGAGGCTTCTCCACAGAAATCTTCTCTGCTCACAAGTTGTAACATATTTGGGCTCCAGAGACTTTTGCATAGTAGGCAGCGTGCCACGGCTCTGACGAATTCGTTCTGTAAAAATACTCCCGTCTCTCTCCCTTGGTTTTTAACCTGCTAATCCGCTTTGAAATAAAACCTGCTAGTAAGCTACGAGCGTAAATGCCGGCGTGCCGGGGCGGGCTCGGAGTACTGATGGCTACCACTGTATTTTACCAGCCTTTTGGTCACTTAGAAGAGGTGCCAAAGATCAAGGAGAGGAAGGTGGTGGGCTACAAGTGTAAATTCTGTGTGGAAGTGCATCCGACGCT encodes the following:
- the ZNF462 gene encoding LOW QUALITY PROTEIN: zinc finger protein 462 (The sequence of the model RefSeq protein was modified relative to this genomic sequence to represent the inferred CDS: inserted 2 bases in 1 codon); this translates as MEVLQCDGCDFRAPSYEDLKAHIQDVHTAFLQPTDVAEDSANEPRSGSMNASNQTEVEYSSIKDEFAIAEDLSGQNATALGAGSYYGHSPGYYGQHIAPNPKPTNKFFQCKFCVRYFRSKNLLIEHTRKVHGAQAEGSSAGPPVPGSLNYNIMMHEGFGKVFSCQFCTYKSPRRARIIKHQKMYHKNNLKETTAPLPAPAPMPDPVVPPVSLQDPCKELPAEVVERSILESMVKPLTKSRGNFCCEWCSYQTPRRERWCDHMMKKHRSMVKILSSLRQQQEGTNLPDVQNKSAPSPTSNSTYLSMNAASREMPSANVSNFRGSVSNSIMRPNSSSASKFSPVSYPQMKPKSPHNSGLVNLAERSRYGMADMTNSSADLETNSMLNDSSSDDELNEIDSENGLNALDHQTSGMSAEQLMGSDGNKLLETKGIPFRRFMNRFQCPFCPFLTMHRRSISRHIENIHLSGKTAVYKCDECPFTCKSSLKLGAHKQCHTGTTSDWDAVNSQSESISSSLNEGVVSYESSSINGRKSGVLLDPLQQQQPPXPPPPPPPPPPSQPQPPHQVPPQPQPQPPPTQQPQPPVPAPPLHPYKCTMCNYSTTTLKGLRVHQQHKHSFCDNLPKFEGQPSSLPLESETDSHPSSSNTVKKSQTSILGLSSKNNFVAKASRKLANDFPLDLSPVKKRTRIDEIASNLQSKINQTKQQEDAVINVEDDEEEEEDNEVEIEVELDREEEPTEPVMEVSTAFSAQQIWARDAGEPQKEPSFRSIAHDYNATNGAEIELTLSEDEEDYYGSSTNMKDHQVSNTALLNTQTPIYGTEHNSENTDFGDSGRLYYCKHCDFNNKSARSVSTHYQRMHPYIKFSFRYILDPNDHSAVYRCLECYIDYTNFEDLQQHYGEHHPEAMNVLNFDHSDLIYRCRFCSYTSPNVRSLMPHYQRMHPTVKINNAMIFSSYVVEQQEGLNTESQTLREILNSAPKSMATSTPVARGGGLPATFNKNTPSKTFTPECENQKDPSVNTVVVYDCDVCSFASPNMHSVLVHYQKKHPEEKASYFRIQKTMRMVSVDRGSALSQLSFEVGAPMSPKMSNMGSPPPPQPPPPDLSTELYYCKHCSYSNRSVVGVLVHYQKRHPEIKVTAKYIRQAPPTAAMMRGSEGPQGSPRPPAPMQQLNRSSSERDGPPVENEMFFCQHCDYGNRTVKGVLIHYQKKHRDFKANADVIRQHTATIRSLCDRNQKKPASCVLVAPSSVERDKAKLRALKCRQCAYTSPYFYALRKHIKKDHPALKATVTSIMRWAFLDGLIEAGYHCEWCIYSHTEPNGLLLHYQRRHPEHYVDYTYMATKLWAGPDPSPPSLAMPAEAKTYRCRDCVFEAVSIWDITNHYQAFHPWAMNGDESVLLDIIKEKDAIENPLPPSAEELVGPVNCENSLPTPLPEQDAECPDDARLSPEKSIQLASANPAISSTPYQCTVCQSEYNNLHGLLTHYGKKHPGMKVKAADFAQDIDINPGAVYKCRHCPYINTRIHGVLTHYQKRHPAIKVTAEDFVHDVEQSADIAQNDVEETSRIFKQGYGAYRCKLCPYTHGTLEKLKIHYEKYHNQPEFDVFSQSPPKLPVSLEPEITTEVSPSQVSVTEEEVGEEPVSTSHFSTSHLVSHTVFRCQLCKYFCSTRKGIARHYRIKHNNVRAQPEGKNNLFKCALCAYTNPIRKGLAAHYQKRHDIDAYYTHCLAASRTISDKPNKVIIPSPPKDDSPQLSEELRRAVEKKKCSLCSFQSFSKKGIVSHYMKRHPGVFPKKQHASKLGGYFTAVYADEHEKPMLMEEEERGSFEKAEVEGSEAQEIEWLPFRCIKCFKLSFSTAELLCMHYTDHHSRDLKRDFVILGGGPRLQNPAYQCKHCDSKLQSTAELTSHLNIHNEEFQKRAKRQERRKQLLSKQKYADGAFADFKQERPFGHLEEVPKIKERKVVGYKCKFCVEVHPTLRAICNHLRKHVQYGSVPAVSAAVKGLRSHERSHLALAMFTREDKYSCQYCSFVSAFRHNLDRHMQTHHGHHKPFRCKLCSFKSSYNSRLKTHILKAHAGEHAYKCSWCSFSTMTISQLKEHSLKVHGKALTLPRPRIVSLLSSHAHHSSQKATPAEEVEDSNDSSYSEPPDVQQQLNHYQSAALARNNSRVSPVPLSGAAGGAEQKTEAVLHCEFCEFSSGYIQSIRRHYRDKHGGKKLFKCKDCSFYTGFKSAFTMHVEAGHSAVPEEGPKDLRCPLCLYHTKYKRNMIDHIVLHREERVVPIEVCRSKLSKYLQGVVFRCDKCTFTCSSDESLQQHIEKHNELKPYKCQLCYYETKHTEELDSHLRDEHKVSRNFELVGRVNLDQLEQMKEKMESSSSEDDDKEEEVSSKADDRDLMRFSDHGAAINTEKRFPCEFCGRAFSQGSEWERHVLRHGMALNDTKQVSREEIHLKESVEDSIKMPSIEEKEDDEAIGIDFSLKNETVAICVVAADKSLLENAEAKNE